A single genomic interval of Hyalangium ruber harbors:
- a CDS encoding alpha/beta hydrolase: MSSIQIIRDFASPQEGFSRTLRIYTPDGYDPAASDRRYPVLYLHDGQNVFAHPESALYDTWCANHALDSLVREGQLEPWIVVAVDSRDNRLSEYSPWDEPRSHVLARGEPYVRFFVDTLKPFIDSHWLTRQGPAWTGVMGSSMGGLISLYLGWRYPELFGRIGGLSPSVMWSYGRLFHEWTSHTHRWTRIYLDAGVHENIDPVGYWMFYGQATRDFYFHLKNLGYGDHELHLVLDPEGGHNERDWQRRLPEALRWLLR, encoded by the coding sequence ATGAGCTCCATCCAGATCATCCGCGACTTCGCCTCTCCCCAGGAGGGCTTCTCCCGCACCCTGCGCATCTACACGCCGGACGGGTACGACCCGGCGGCCTCAGATCGGCGCTACCCCGTCCTCTATCTGCACGACGGGCAGAACGTCTTCGCCCACCCGGAGTCGGCCCTCTACGACACCTGGTGCGCCAACCACGCGCTCGACAGTCTGGTGCGCGAGGGCCAGCTGGAGCCGTGGATCGTCGTCGCCGTGGACTCGCGGGACAACCGCCTGTCCGAGTACTCCCCATGGGACGAGCCCCGCAGCCACGTGCTGGCGCGGGGCGAGCCCTACGTCCGCTTCTTCGTGGACACGCTCAAGCCCTTCATCGACAGCCACTGGCTCACGCGCCAGGGCCCGGCATGGACGGGCGTCATGGGCTCATCGATGGGAGGGCTGATCTCGCTCTACCTGGGCTGGAGGTACCCGGAGCTGTTCGGCCGCATCGGTGGGCTGTCTCCCTCGGTGATGTGGAGCTACGGCCGCCTCTTCCACGAGTGGACGTCGCATACGCACCGCTGGACGCGCATCTACCTGGACGCGGGCGTCCACGAGAACATCGATCCGGTGGGCTACTGGATGTTCTACGGCCAGGCCACGCGCGACTTCTACTTCCACCTCAAGAACCTGGGGTACGGCGACCACGAGCTGCACCTGGTGCTGGACCCCGAGGGCGGCCACAACGAGCGGGACTGGCAGCGCCGCCTGCCCGAGGCGCTGCGCTGGCTGCTGCGCTGA
- a CDS encoding response regulator: MGPILIVDDEFGIAEALTGFLEDEGYPSAFALNGRLAMEQMAKASPSLVFLDYMMPVMNGPAVLEAMKSDPNLRDVPVVLMSASPPKVWRDLPATDFLHKPFGLDQFLELVRRNLGHPPAR, encoded by the coding sequence ATGGGGCCCATCCTCATCGTCGATGACGAGTTCGGCATCGCCGAGGCCCTGACAGGGTTCCTCGAGGACGAGGGCTACCCGTCCGCCTTCGCGCTCAACGGCCGCCTGGCCATGGAGCAGATGGCCAAGGCGTCCCCCTCCCTGGTCTTCCTGGACTACATGATGCCGGTGATGAATGGCCCGGCCGTCCTGGAGGCGATGAAGAGCGACCCGAACCTGCGGGACGTCCCCGTGGTGCTCATGAGCGCCAGCCCTCCGAAGGTGTGGCGCGATCTGCCCGCGACCGACTTCCTGCACAAACCGTTCGGCCTGGACCAGTTCCTGGAGCTGGTGCGACGCAACCTCGGCCACCCTCCCGCGCGATAG
- a CDS encoding ATPase domain-containing protein: protein MAENGPSQAERLPTGVPGLDTLMRGGFIKGGVYMVLGMPGAGKTILGNQVCFHHTSTGGRALYVTLLAETHTRMISNLRSMKFFELSRIPDSLAYLSAYSVLEEGGLDALLELIRKEIKSHRATLLILDGLVAAEEIAPTERDFKKFIHGIQVTTGLMGCTSLLLTTGGGSGLKAEHTMVDGMLILRERTFGVRAVRELTVRKFRGSGHLRGPHSFDISDRGITVFPRLETVVETEVPASSAKERMAFGIKGLDAMLHGGIFVGSTLMLFGTPGSGKTLLGLHFLAEGARKGERGHYFAFYDAPQRVRDQATSVGLALEPLMEKGTLELSFRPPLENLLDELGTQLLHLIREKGIRRLFVDGFEALQRTVVHKPRIARFMAALVNECRSRGVTLLFSVETEFAFGPQLKFPVRGISMITENILFLRCTEVGSELRRFISVLKLRTSEHDPALREFQISRKGLSVGDPISNAQLLMSGLAQISPTQGASRKRRFKLRGK from the coding sequence ATGGCTGAGAACGGACCCTCCCAGGCCGAGCGACTCCCCACGGGCGTCCCGGGGCTCGACACCCTGATGCGCGGGGGCTTCATCAAAGGGGGCGTCTATATGGTGCTGGGCATGCCTGGCGCCGGGAAGACGATCCTCGGCAACCAGGTCTGCTTCCACCATACGTCCACGGGGGGCCGGGCCCTCTACGTCACCCTGCTGGCCGAGACGCACACCCGGATGATCAGCAACCTGCGCTCGATGAAGTTCTTCGAGCTGTCGCGCATCCCGGACTCCCTGGCCTACCTGAGCGCCTACTCCGTGCTCGAGGAGGGCGGGCTGGACGCGCTGCTGGAGCTCATCCGCAAGGAGATCAAGTCCCACCGGGCCACCCTGCTCATCCTCGATGGGCTGGTCGCGGCCGAGGAGATCGCCCCCACCGAGCGCGACTTCAAGAAGTTCATCCACGGCATCCAGGTGACGACGGGGCTGATGGGCTGCACCTCGCTGCTGCTCACCACCGGAGGGGGCAGCGGCCTCAAGGCCGAGCACACCATGGTGGACGGCATGCTCATCCTGCGCGAGCGCACCTTCGGCGTGCGGGCGGTGCGCGAGCTGACCGTCCGCAAGTTCCGAGGCAGCGGCCACCTGCGCGGCCCCCACAGCTTCGACATCAGCGATCGCGGCATCACCGTCTTCCCCCGGCTCGAAACGGTGGTGGAGACCGAAGTCCCCGCCAGCTCCGCGAAGGAGCGGATGGCCTTTGGCATCAAGGGGCTGGACGCCATGCTCCACGGCGGCATCTTCGTGGGCTCCACCCTGATGCTCTTCGGAACCCCCGGCAGCGGGAAGACCCTGCTGGGGCTGCACTTCCTCGCCGAAGGCGCCCGTAAGGGCGAGCGCGGACACTACTTCGCCTTCTACGACGCTCCCCAGCGGGTGCGCGATCAGGCCACCAGCGTGGGGCTTGCCCTGGAGCCGCTCATGGAGAAGGGGACGCTCGAGCTGAGCTTCCGTCCTCCCCTGGAGAACCTGCTCGATGAGCTCGGGACCCAGCTGCTGCACTTGATCCGGGAGAAGGGGATCCGCAGGCTCTTCGTCGACGGCTTCGAGGCCTTGCAGCGGACGGTGGTCCACAAGCCCCGCATCGCGCGCTTCATGGCCGCGCTCGTCAACGAGTGCCGCTCGCGCGGCGTGACGCTGCTCTTCTCGGTCGAGACGGAGTTCGCCTTCGGGCCCCAGCTCAAGTTCCCCGTTCGGGGAATCTCGATGATCACCGAGAACATCCTCTTCCTGCGCTGCACCGAGGTGGGCTCGGAGCTGCGGCGCTTCATCTCCGTGCTGAAGCTGCGCACCAGCGAGCATGATCCCGCCCTGCGCGAGTTCCAGATCAGCCGAAAGGGGCTCTCCGTCGGAGACCCCATCAGCAATGCGCAGCTGTTGATGTCGGGCCTGGCCCAGATCTCCCCCACCCAGGGCGCGTCTCGCAAGCGCCGCTTCAAACTGCGGGGCAAGTAG
- a CDS encoding M28 family metallopeptidase, producing the protein MAPRIPESSRAVTSLREPVSSARSNGVRDATVRRMGAEARVSPAASDSFEGAGGARPRVALDGAPQSTPAPVDDADPMKHIAYLSSDELKGRDSPSQELSAASAYVAQYAQKYGLQGPNTLNPSDPYHQSFEVFSFAGPAREAAAGSEHGHGVHKEFGHEVFQEGFYLDENMPPETRALLSSKYAETLKAAGRPLAERSGEPMSVEQLREVAQFDGMTQNTLAMLPGTGPHKDEVIVVMAHLDHIGTGRNGTVYNGADDNASGSAVLMAAIPELVEAQKRGELDRSVLFLWTGAEEKGLVGSQYFVDHPIPGLGLENISGVINMDMVGRWDDQRLSVIDTNSRGKANYFREIVGEANQELADPFDRLNQDINVYRDRQDGAVFSRKGEDVLFLFEGLSNPNGGGELMPDYHGPGDDIDKIIRDNGGNKPRRVKDLMVNVIEKAANRSA; encoded by the coding sequence ATGGCCCCGAGAATCCCCGAGAGTTCACGCGCTGTCACTTCCTTAAGAGAGCCAGTGTCGTCTGCGCGGAGCAACGGGGTGAGGGACGCGACAGTCCGGCGGATGGGGGCGGAGGCGCGGGTCTCGCCGGCGGCGTCCGATTCCTTCGAGGGGGCTGGGGGCGCGCGGCCGCGCGTGGCGCTCGATGGGGCGCCGCAGTCGACGCCGGCTCCGGTGGATGACGCGGATCCGATGAAGCACATCGCCTATCTGTCCTCGGATGAGCTGAAGGGCCGCGACAGCCCCTCGCAGGAGCTGAGCGCCGCCTCCGCGTACGTGGCGCAGTACGCCCAGAAGTACGGCCTGCAGGGTCCCAACACGCTGAACCCGAGCGACCCGTACCACCAGAGCTTCGAGGTGTTCTCCTTCGCGGGCCCGGCGCGAGAGGCCGCCGCGGGCTCGGAGCATGGCCACGGGGTACACAAGGAGTTCGGGCACGAGGTGTTCCAGGAGGGGTTCTACCTCGACGAGAACATGCCCCCGGAGACGCGGGCGCTGCTCAGCAGCAAGTACGCGGAGACGCTGAAGGCGGCGGGCAGGCCGCTGGCGGAGCGTTCGGGCGAGCCGATGAGCGTGGAGCAACTGCGGGAAGTGGCACAGTTCGACGGCATGACCCAGAACACCCTGGCCATGCTGCCGGGCACCGGCCCCCACAAGGACGAGGTGATCGTCGTGATGGCCCACCTGGACCACATCGGCACGGGCCGCAATGGGACCGTCTACAACGGCGCGGACGACAACGCCTCGGGCAGCGCGGTGCTGATGGCCGCCATTCCAGAGCTCGTCGAGGCGCAGAAGCGCGGCGAGCTGGACCGCTCGGTGCTGTTCCTGTGGACGGGGGCCGAGGAGAAGGGGCTGGTGGGCTCGCAGTACTTCGTGGACCACCCGATTCCCGGGCTGGGGCTGGAGAACATCTCCGGCGTCATCAACATGGACATGGTCGGCCGGTGGGATGACCAGCGGCTGTCGGTCATCGACACGAACTCGCGGGGTAAGGCCAACTACTTCCGGGAAATCGTCGGCGAGGCGAACCAGGAGCTGGCCGATCCGTTCGATCGGCTCAACCAGGACATCAACGTGTACCGGGACCGGCAGGATGGCGCTGTCTTCTCGCGCAAGGGCGAGGACGTGCTCTTCCTGTTCGAGGGGCTCTCCAACCCCAACGGCGGTGGCGAGCTGATGCCCGACTACCATGGGCCGGGTGACGACATCGACAAGATCATCCGCGACAACGGGGGCAACAAGCCTCGGCGGGTGAAGGACCTGATGGTTAACGTCATCGAGAAAGCGGCCAACCGTTCCGCTTAA
- a CDS encoding asparagine synthetase B family protein, with translation MTRRRPSGRIGGLVHPSPARSASEGLLRALGPGARLLDPDAGAPLVVDWDACWWEGKRIEELSQWSSLAASGRLGEVNGAFVLARRVEGEVRLTRDAIGERTLYYAKVPGGWIFASTIHALLASGLVPRQLDPRGIAAYLSYAYSPGEETLVEGVREVLAGEEVRLPLGGGTVRKERFWSLPPELDAAEGARALEREEELRQQLRAELEGAVSRRLPPGEKVGAFLSGGLDSSLVVALAKRLHDHEVVTWSVSFGPEYRNELPFSSLVAEHCGTQHHIVELAPNVILRHLDETIALHSDPIGDPLTVPNALLFREAETQVGVVLNGEGGDPCFGGPKNLPMLLAELYGDMSIRDEEPLARERSYLRAHQKCFDDFDQALSPKLRQALEARPLEESLAPLFADPRWKTFVGKLQALNLTLKGAHHILHKVDEVSAPFGVLPRAPLFDRGVVELAFQLPPQFKLKGSVEKYLLKRAVEDILPRAIIDRPKSGMLVPVEGWFQGPLLPEARSRLLDGLQRWELFDRRWLERLLSGKLGGLRPRHGVKIWLLITLEAWLRKVLAP, from the coding sequence GTGACCCGCCGTCGCCCGTCCGGGCGCATCGGAGGCCTGGTACACCCCTCCCCGGCCCGGAGCGCCTCCGAAGGGCTCCTGCGCGCCTTGGGGCCAGGGGCGCGGCTGCTCGACCCAGACGCGGGAGCGCCGCTCGTCGTGGACTGGGACGCGTGCTGGTGGGAGGGCAAGCGGATCGAGGAGCTCTCCCAGTGGAGCAGCCTCGCGGCCTCCGGGCGCCTCGGAGAGGTGAATGGCGCCTTCGTCCTCGCCCGGCGCGTGGAGGGTGAGGTCCGGCTCACCCGCGACGCCATCGGCGAGCGGACGCTGTACTACGCGAAGGTTCCGGGGGGATGGATCTTCGCCTCGACGATCCATGCGCTGCTCGCCAGTGGCCTCGTCCCGCGACAGCTCGATCCGCGCGGCATCGCGGCGTACCTCAGCTATGCGTACAGCCCGGGCGAGGAGACGCTGGTCGAGGGCGTCCGAGAGGTGCTGGCCGGTGAAGAGGTGCGCCTGCCGCTGGGCGGCGGGACGGTGCGCAAGGAGCGGTTCTGGTCCTTGCCGCCCGAGCTGGACGCCGCGGAGGGAGCCCGCGCCCTCGAACGCGAAGAGGAGCTGCGCCAGCAACTGCGCGCCGAGCTGGAGGGCGCCGTCTCTCGCAGGCTGCCGCCAGGAGAGAAGGTGGGCGCGTTCCTCTCCGGGGGGCTCGACTCCAGCCTCGTGGTGGCCCTGGCGAAGCGACTCCATGACCACGAGGTGGTGACCTGGTCGGTCTCCTTCGGCCCGGAGTACCGCAACGAGCTGCCGTTCAGCTCGCTCGTGGCCGAGCACTGCGGCACCCAGCACCACATCGTGGAGCTGGCGCCCAACGTCATCCTCCGCCACCTGGACGAGACGATCGCGCTGCACTCGGATCCGATCGGCGATCCGCTCACCGTGCCCAACGCCCTGCTCTTCCGCGAGGCGGAGACCCAGGTGGGCGTGGTGCTCAATGGCGAGGGCGGCGACCCCTGCTTCGGCGGACCGAAGAACCTGCCCATGCTGCTGGCGGAGCTCTACGGGGACATGTCCATCCGCGACGAGGAGCCCCTGGCGCGCGAGCGCAGCTACCTCCGGGCCCACCAGAAGTGCTTCGATGACTTCGATCAGGCGCTCTCCCCGAAGCTGAGGCAGGCGCTCGAGGCCCGGCCGCTCGAGGAGTCCCTGGCGCCCCTCTTCGCCGACCCGCGCTGGAAGACCTTCGTGGGCAAGCTGCAGGCCCTGAACCTGACGCTCAAGGGCGCCCACCACATCCTCCACAAGGTGGACGAGGTGAGCGCTCCGTTCGGGGTGCTCCCGCGCGCGCCCCTGTTCGACCGCGGCGTGGTGGAGCTGGCCTTCCAGCTTCCGCCTCAGTTCAAGCTGAAGGGCTCGGTGGAGAAGTACCTGCTCAAGCGCGCCGTGGAGGACATCCTGCCGCGCGCGATCATCGACCGCCCCAAGAGCGGCATGCTGGTGCCGGTGGAGGGCTGGTTCCAGGGGCCGCTGCTGCCGGAAGCCCGCTCACGCCTCCTCGACGGGCTCCAGCGCTGGGAGTTGTTCGACCGCAGGTGGCTGGAGCGCCTCCTGTCCGGCAAGCTGGGCGGGCTGCGCCCGCGTCACGGCGTGAAGATCTGGCTGCTGATCACCCTGGAGGCCTGGCTGCGCAAGGTCCTCGCGCCTTAA
- a CDS encoding asparagine synthetase B family protein, translating to MSGICGYVGDASPEVLTAMLGAIHYRGDSTDTVHAPGVGLGYRWWGGRPGKSASILRQGPHLLACAGTLAPPVPDPTEALLSRLSAGGSALEELDGAFAGAWWDGERRRLTLARDPFGVRSLYYMVHGGVLYFASELKQLLAVPGFEPTLDPAAIHKYLTFSFVPGESVPLRGVKRLLPGHMGVFEAGQFSSAPYFTLREQIDPALEDQPTAVRRMRALCRQAVERRLNGEPEVALYLSGGIDSSGVAVWLREAGVKVHAFSLDFGERSVEREQAEQVANRLEMPLTWVKASGEDVGASIMDLAWKLDLPFGDAVTGPQFLLGQAARQAGYSAVFNGEGGDQLFGGWTSKPMVAAEVYGGLYEDSPEEPEEIYLRSYHRFYGLEDALYTPEFRAQVGGPGQRRVLLRPYLGSPEIPHFLNRVRLADIALKGSQNILPRAERIANAWALDMRVPLFDRALATASFALPPRLKLHGACEKYILKLALQGKLPDEIVWRRKYGMSVPATDWVLGPLAPLMQKLLGPESLRRRGMFREDFVTRLLQGQGQPDETRRRRIGEKLWALAMLEAWMRVFVDGRGRRQGGTT from the coding sequence ATGAGCGGGATCTGCGGCTACGTCGGAGATGCCTCCCCCGAGGTCCTCACCGCCATGCTCGGCGCGATCCACTATCGCGGCGACAGCACCGACACCGTCCACGCTCCTGGCGTGGGGCTCGGTTACCGCTGGTGGGGAGGACGGCCCGGCAAGTCCGCCTCCATCCTCCGCCAGGGTCCGCACCTGCTGGCCTGTGCCGGGACGCTTGCGCCACCTGTGCCCGATCCAACCGAAGCTCTGCTCTCGCGCCTGTCCGCGGGCGGCTCCGCGCTCGAGGAGCTCGACGGGGCCTTCGCCGGCGCGTGGTGGGACGGGGAACGACGGCGACTGACGCTGGCGCGGGATCCGTTCGGCGTCCGCTCGCTCTATTACATGGTCCACGGCGGAGTGCTGTACTTCGCCAGCGAGCTGAAGCAACTGCTCGCCGTGCCGGGCTTCGAGCCGACGCTGGATCCGGCGGCGATCCACAAGTACCTCACCTTCTCCTTCGTGCCTGGCGAGAGCGTGCCCCTGCGCGGGGTGAAGCGGCTGCTGCCCGGCCACATGGGCGTCTTCGAGGCGGGCCAGTTCTCCTCGGCGCCCTACTTCACCCTGCGCGAGCAGATCGATCCGGCGCTCGAGGATCAGCCCACCGCGGTGCGGCGCATGCGCGCCCTCTGCCGGCAGGCGGTGGAGCGGCGCCTCAACGGCGAGCCCGAGGTCGCCCTCTACCTCTCGGGCGGCATCGACTCCTCGGGCGTCGCCGTCTGGCTCAGGGAGGCGGGCGTCAAGGTCCACGCCTTCAGCCTCGACTTCGGCGAGCGCAGCGTGGAGCGCGAGCAGGCCGAGCAGGTGGCGAATCGGCTGGAGATGCCGCTCACCTGGGTGAAGGCCTCCGGCGAGGACGTGGGCGCGTCGATCATGGACCTCGCCTGGAAGCTGGACCTGCCCTTCGGCGACGCGGTGACCGGACCACAGTTCCTGTTGGGCCAGGCCGCGCGGCAGGCGGGCTACTCGGCCGTCTTCAATGGCGAGGGCGGAGATCAGCTCTTCGGCGGGTGGACCTCCAAGCCCATGGTGGCCGCCGAGGTCTACGGTGGCCTCTACGAGGACTCTCCGGAGGAGCCAGAGGAGATCTACCTGCGCTCCTACCACCGCTTCTACGGGCTGGAGGACGCGCTCTACACCCCGGAGTTCCGCGCGCAGGTGGGCGGACCCGGCCAGCGCCGCGTGCTCCTGCGCCCGTACCTGGGCAGCCCGGAGATCCCCCACTTCCTCAACCGCGTGCGCCTGGCGGACATCGCGCTCAAGGGCTCGCAGAACATCCTCCCGCGCGCCGAACGCATCGCCAACGCGTGGGCCTTGGACATGCGCGTGCCGCTGTTCGATCGCGCCCTGGCCACGGCGTCCTTCGCCCTGCCCCCTCGACTCAAGCTCCACGGCGCCTGTGAGAAGTACATCCTCAAGCTGGCGCTGCAGGGCAAGCTGCCCGACGAGATCGTCTGGCGGCGCAAGTACGGCATGAGCGTCCCCGCCACGGACTGGGTGCTGGGCCCCCTAGCGCCCCTGATGCAGAAGTTGCTCGGGCCCGAGTCGCTGCGGCGGCGAGGCATGTTCCGGGAGGACTTCGTCACCCGCCTGCTCCAGGGTCAGGGGCAGCCGGATGAGACCCGACGCCGGCGCATCGGTGAGAAGCTGTGGGCGCTCGCCATGCTGGAGGCCTGGATGCGGGTATTCGTCGACGGTCGCGGACGCCGCCAGGGAGGCACGACATGA
- a CDS encoding diaminopimelate decarboxylase family protein gives MSVREPSAERAALLVERYGSPLYVYDAERVRAAYRDFAAAFPYAPVDFHYAIVCNKNRHLVRLLHSLGAGIHANTPGDAFAALSAGVPAHRIVYSGTNLDAADLDYILSRGIRLNLDSVDQLRDFAARSPGGAVGLRLLVDEPSRPNRIGVDPAELPEALAIARAAGVRLIGLHMYAGTNNRSLERFLACFERMVAASALLPDLEELDVGGGFGVPYRDGQEPLELPTLGREVARRMEALSTSRGRRIRLVVEPGRILVAEAGSLLVKVISVKERGGRRYIGVDTTVGNVVVESVYYPHHRVEALSPRSAPLELPTDVCGNTTHSRDFLARDCRLPPLAPGDLLALRDVGAYGYAMSSHFLNRPRPAEVVLEQGQDILTTRRETFADLLATQVDA, from the coding sequence ATGAGCGTCCGAGAGCCCAGCGCGGAGCGCGCCGCGCTGCTGGTGGAGCGTTACGGCAGCCCGCTCTACGTCTACGACGCCGAGCGGGTCCGGGCCGCCTATCGGGACTTCGCCGCGGCCTTTCCCTACGCACCGGTCGACTTCCACTACGCCATCGTCTGCAACAAGAACCGCCACCTGGTGCGACTGCTGCACTCCCTGGGCGCGGGGATCCACGCCAACACTCCCGGAGATGCCTTCGCCGCCCTCTCCGCGGGCGTTCCCGCGCACCGCATCGTTTATAGCGGCACGAACCTCGACGCCGCCGACCTGGACTACATCCTCTCGCGCGGAATCCGGCTCAACCTCGACTCGGTGGACCAGCTCCGGGACTTCGCCGCGCGCAGCCCGGGCGGGGCCGTGGGGCTGCGCCTGCTGGTGGATGAGCCCTCCCGCCCCAACCGCATCGGCGTCGATCCCGCCGAGCTTCCCGAGGCCCTCGCCATCGCCCGCGCGGCCGGGGTCCGGCTCATAGGCCTCCATATGTACGCGGGCACCAACAACCGCTCCCTGGAGCGCTTCCTCGCGTGCTTCGAGCGGATGGTGGCCGCCTCGGCGCTCCTGCCGGATCTGGAGGAGCTCGACGTGGGCGGCGGCTTCGGCGTGCCCTACCGGGACGGCCAGGAGCCCCTGGAGCTGCCTACCCTCGGCCGGGAGGTGGCGCGCCGAATGGAAGCGCTCTCCACGAGCCGGGGCCGGCGCATCCGCCTGGTGGTCGAGCCAGGGCGGATCCTCGTGGCCGAAGCGGGCTCGCTCCTCGTCAAGGTCATCTCGGTGAAGGAGCGCGGCGGGCGGCGCTACATCGGCGTGGACACCACCGTGGGCAACGTCGTGGTGGAGAGCGTCTACTACCCGCACCACCGCGTCGAGGCGCTCTCGCCCCGAAGCGCCCCGCTCGAGCTGCCCACGGACGTCTGCGGCAACACCACCCACTCCCGGGACTTCCTCGCCCGCGACTGCCGCCTGCCGCCGCTCGCGCCCGGAGATCTCCTCGCCCTGCGCGACGTCGGCGCCTACGGCTACGCCATGTCCAGCCACTTCCTGAACCGACCCCGGCCCGCCGAGGTGGTGCTGGAGCAGGGCCAGGACATCCTCACCACGCGCCGCGAGACCTTCGCGGACCTCCTCGCCACACAGGTGGATGCATGA
- a CDS encoding family 43 glycosylhydrolase yields MHSPILAVLRFPLLTALLLLASVASAQTFYNPIVAAGQDPSIVQYNGYYYLVQSINSDTAIAITKSRTLTGLASGNRVTVWTRPSNTGALCCGVWAPELLFLNGRFYIYFAADDGNNDNHRMYVLESTGTDPQGSYTLKGKISAPTDRWAIDGTVLQVGASLYFLWSGWDGFTNIQQNLYIAPMSNPYTISGERVLISSPLGTWERLGGPPYINEGPQVLQRNGKIFIIYSASGSWTDDYCLGMLAASSTANLLQQSSWAKSNGCVFSKTATAYGPGHNTFVTSPDGTQDWLVYHANQTSGSGWGGRSLRAQRFTWNADGSPNFGTPATTSTALALPSGEKLGASRYEAELAVINHATARTAVGGASNGQVVGYIDYADSWVEFRNVWAPSAGAYALTVRFANGMGAPSTHNVSVNGAAATAITYPHTGWDVWTSATTFVTLKAGDNTIRFSKGTSYAELDYVELNRYEAENATLNRASVRFAVGGASSERVVGGIDFSDSWVEFRNVTVPSAGAYQLRVRFANGSTATSSHYVSVNGGASTALSYAKTGWDNWTLATIAVNLNAGSNTIRLTKGVNYAELDCIEIHK; encoded by the coding sequence ATGCACTCCCCCATCCTCGCAGTCCTGCGGTTCCCCCTGCTCACCGCCTTGCTGCTACTGGCGAGCGTGGCCTCCGCCCAGACGTTCTACAACCCCATCGTCGCGGCGGGGCAGGACCCCTCCATCGTCCAGTACAACGGCTATTACTACCTGGTGCAGAGCATCAACTCCGACACGGCCATCGCGATCACCAAGTCGCGCACGCTGACGGGGCTGGCCTCGGGCAACCGGGTCACCGTGTGGACCCGACCCTCCAACACGGGCGCCCTCTGCTGCGGAGTCTGGGCGCCGGAGTTGCTGTTTCTCAATGGCCGCTTCTACATCTACTTCGCGGCCGACGACGGCAACAACGACAACCACCGCATGTACGTGCTGGAGAGCACCGGCACCGACCCGCAGGGCAGCTACACGCTCAAGGGGAAGATCTCCGCGCCCACGGATCGCTGGGCCATCGACGGCACCGTCCTGCAGGTGGGCGCCTCGCTCTACTTCCTCTGGTCCGGCTGGGACGGCTTCACCAACATCCAGCAGAACCTCTACATCGCGCCCATGAGCAACCCGTACACGATCAGCGGGGAGCGGGTGCTCATCTCCTCGCCCCTCGGCACCTGGGAGCGCCTCGGCGGCCCGCCCTACATCAACGAGGGGCCGCAGGTGCTCCAGCGCAACGGGAAGATCTTCATCATCTACTCGGCCAGCGGCAGCTGGACGGATGACTACTGCCTCGGGATGTTGGCGGCCTCCAGCACGGCCAACCTCCTGCAGCAGTCCTCGTGGGCGAAGTCGAACGGCTGTGTCTTCTCGAAGACCGCCACCGCCTATGGCCCGGGCCACAACACCTTCGTCACGTCGCCGGATGGCACTCAGGACTGGCTCGTCTACCACGCCAACCAGACCTCGGGCAGCGGTTGGGGCGGACGCAGCCTCCGCGCGCAGCGCTTCACCTGGAACGCCGATGGCAGCCCGAACTTCGGCACGCCCGCCACCACCAGCACGGCGCTGGCGCTGCCCTCGGGCGAGAAGCTCGGCGCGAGCCGCTACGAGGCCGAGCTGGCGGTCATCAACCACGCCACCGCCCGTACCGCCGTGGGCGGCGCCTCGAATGGCCAGGTCGTCGGCTACATCGACTACGCGGATTCATGGGTGGAGTTCCGCAATGTCTGGGCGCCGTCGGCCGGCGCGTACGCGCTCACCGTGCGCTTCGCCAATGGCATGGGAGCGCCCAGCACCCACAACGTCTCGGTCAACGGGGCCGCCGCCACGGCCATCACCTACCCTCACACGGGCTGGGACGTGTGGACGAGCGCCACCACCTTCGTCACCCTGAAGGCCGGGGACAACACGATCCGGTTCTCCAAGGGCACGAGCTACGCGGAGCTCGACTACGTGGAGCTCAACCGCTACGAGGCCGAAAACGCGACCCTCAATCGGGCCTCGGTGCGCTTCGCCGTGGGCGGTGCCTCGAGCGAGCGCGTCGTGGGTGGCATCGACTTCTCGGACTCGTGGGTCGAGTTCCGGAACGTGACAGTGCCCTCGGCCGGCGCCTACCAGCTGCGGGTGCGCTTCGCCAACGGCAGCACCGCGACGAGCTCGCACTATGTGTCGGTCAACGGCGGGGCGAGCACGGCCCTCTCGTACGCCAAGACGGGCTGGGACAACTGGACCCTGGCGACCATCGCCGTGAACCTGAACGCGGGCTCGAACACGATCCGGCTCACCAAGGGTGTCAACTACGCGGAGCTCGACTGCATCGAGATCCACAAGTAG